The following nucleotide sequence is from Salvia miltiorrhiza cultivar Shanhuang (shh) chromosome 7, IMPLAD_Smil_shh, whole genome shotgun sequence.
GAGCATATCCCATTTTATTAGACTCCTTGTTTATGGATATCAatcctatatatgtatatgagcGCAGGGTACAACACCTTAAAGCTTCATCGAAATGGCACATCGGCAACGGCAGATTCTCGGCCACGCTGCAACCTCTCTTGCCGTATTTCTCTTTATTGCAATTTTCCTTCCCCATGCAACAGCAGAAggtaatctctctctctctctctccggtAGATTAAGAGTAATTATGGAATTGATTCATGTTTGGTTTAAGATTAGTTTTGATAAATGATTTGACACAGCAGGTTAATCGCATAGTTTTTGTTTCTGGCAAGTCTCACTTTTGGTATGAAAAGAATATGTTTTTACGGTGGGATGGATATGCGAGTACTGATGTATGAGTATCTTAGATGATATAAAACTGACCCAAAAATGATACTAGTAATtagaaagagggagagaagagggagagggaggATGTGTCCTAAACTTGATGAGAAATaaaacaattcatgttcctttTAAACTTCTTTCGATTATCCGCACATGTTCTGATAATTGGATCTACAACCAATCATTAACCAAGTCTTCTACTATGTCTCTGATATGCATAGCAGCTGTAAAAACTCATCACTTGTCTTTTTTCTGTGTCAGACAAACTCAACCCCGTAACCAATCAGAATTTAAACCCTACCCAGGCTTGGAGGAGTTCTGAATATTGCATGCAGAATGTAAGTATTTTATCCAGTTCCGTTTCCCAAACACACCAGAATAAAGTCGCATTTTACAAAATAAATGTTTCCGCAACCAAATAAATTAAACTTGTATGGAAGAAACTTTATCATCAACAAAAGGAAATGACTGAATGGTTTTCCAAAATGATGATATTTgggtccaaaaatagaaaacccactagctattattattataataaattttccAAGTAGAAGAATTAAAATTGACGAGGTGTTCAGATCTCGGCACCGTGTCAAACGGGCCTGAAGAACTACACCCTAACCTCGACTGGGTGGCTGAACGTCACCGCTGCTGCCGGCCCCAAGTTCTGCGAGGCAGGAGGCTGTGCAGACCACACGAGGGCAGTGCTCCTCTGCCTCAAACATGTCAAGAGAGACTACTGGTTTGCCAATCGTGCAACTGTCCAAGATCTCTACGACACCATAGATGATGGCTGCAAAAACGGCGGTACAGGTACAACTACAACTATTTCTACACATAAGAACTAAATCTAATCTAATACAAGTATTTACCATTACTCAATTCTTGCCTACAGGTTTTACTGGAGTCAGCAAGTACGGTTCTCACCTCCCCAACTAAGCCCCCGCTCCTTGCAAAATCAGAATAgtagatatatatgtaataaaaaCACAAATCAATGTGTTACATGTATTCAGATTTCAAATACGACCACAAAATCACTAATAATATAGAGCTATTTCTTGCTATTTCATTCAGACCAAAATGCATTTTGATCAGACGTATTCACAAATTGAGAAATGGAGTATTGCATACACAACCATCAAGAGTTAACCACAAACAAAAAATACCACACCAACACTGTTTTATTCTCGATTAACCATAGACGAAATACTATGGAGGTCTACGCCAATCGACTATTCAGCATTTATCCCATGGCATACTTCTGAGTCCAGCTGCGAGCAGTAGACTCATATTTGGTCCGGTCTGTCTTGTACATATGAGCAATTTCAGGCACCAGTGGGTCGTCAGGGTTTGGGTCCGTCAACAAAGAGCAGATA
It contains:
- the LOC130992186 gene encoding uncharacterized protein LOC130992186 translates to MAHRQRQILGHAATSLAVFLFIAIFLPHATAEDKLNPVTNQNLNPTQAWRSSEYCMQNISAPCQTGLKNYTLTSTGWLNVTAAAGPKFCEAGGCADHTRAVLLCLKHVKRDYWFANRATVQDLYDTIDDGCKNGGTGFTGVSKYGSHLPN